ATTTTTTAGACAAAGTCCCGCCAGTGGCCAAGTTGGCAGTCTTCGTCACCAAATGGAATCCATCGGATCGCGTGCTCGATCAACTAGCTGAAATCCCAAATGTTCGCCTGACCGTTTCGATTACGGGGCTCGATGGTTTGGAGCGCACAAAAACCACTCACCGATTAAGCGTGTTGCGCCGAGCCAAAAAACGCAATATCCAGACCTTCCCAATCGTTCATCCGTATATTGCCGGCATGACAGATTTAAGTTTTTTACCGGAGTTACGGGATGTGGGCTACGACGTGATTGATGTGAAAGGCTTGCGTTATAATCCGCAAACCATGAATCGTTGGATGCCGGAAGCGTCGCAACGCGTTTACCAAGGCACGGCCGAACGGGAAATCTTGCCCGAAGATGGCTGGCGAGAACAAGTTGAAGCGGCCGGTCTGCATTTGATGCCACCACGCGAGTGGTACCGAATTGGCTGGGATAAGCTCACACCCCACCTTGATCAGTCTGAAGCTCAAGAACTGACGCAAAAGATTTTTGATCGATCGAATGTGACTTCATCCGATTCAATCCAGGCTGTGTTTGAAGCCGCCGTGAATCGCCGACTCTAACTTGGATAGATGAGCGCTTGAAACGTTCGCAGGTGATAGATTATTTGATGGTCTTGTTGTAGCCATGGGACGTTCTGGTTCGGGGCACCATATTGTCGTCAGCCAACTTAGCTGTCAGGATTGAGCTAGCTTGGCCGCACGGCGGTCAAAATTTAATAACATGAGGTGAGAGCTGATGCTCACACTGGAGAAAACGGTCGGTTTTTTGCCGATCTATGCCGGGCAGATGGAGCCGGCAAGTTGTAGCCGGGTTTGGCGCGGACCAAAGCCGGTCAATGCGGTGCATCTCATCCATATGGGCAATGTAAAGGATGTAGCGCGTTTGAACCCCAAGAATCTTAGGATGAAGCAATGGCTTGAAAAGGCCGATGCTCACTGGAATAAACATCACCAGTGGCCATGGTATCTACGGGAAGTACTCGACCAACTCGCCTATAAGGCGATCGGTCACATAAAAATGAAAACGCGAGGCATCAGTTCGCAGGCGGTGCTCATTTTTGTGCCATGGCTGACTAAAGATTTTGAGTTTTCCCGGCACTATAAAACGCATCGCTGTCTGGCGCCACTCCTCAATGATGGGGAGAGTCGGTGTGGCGAGTGCGAGGAATGCCGATTGTACGATCAGGCCAAAGCGCTCCGCGAGGAAATCTTGGCAGGTATACGGCGCGCTATTAACGCCGCCGCCGAGTATGGAGCGGGATATGTTGGCTTGGGCGCTTTCACGAGTATCTTCACTGAAAACGGGATACTGGTAGAAAAGGAGTCACCGATTCCGATCACGAGCGGTAGCGACGGCACGGCCTACGGCCTTCAGCTCTGCATTGAGCGGGCGGCGCGACAGTTGGGTATCTCGCTCAAACGGAGCACGCTGACATTTGTCGGCGCTTCCGGATCGGTTGGTCGGCGTGGCTGCTTGTTGCTCGCTCGGAGGTTTGGTCGGATCATCCTTTCGGCGCGGAATCGGAGCGGTCTCGAGGGCGTTCGCAAGATGCTTCTCAATAACGGCATCAAGGAGCGGCGGATTGTTATCGAAACTGACATCAATCGCGCCGTGTCTCAAGCCGATGTGATCGTTTTGGCAACCTCGGCGGAAAGCGCCGCCGAGGTTGCGCTTGATCATCACGCAATTCGCCCGGGGAGTTTGGTGGCCGACGTGGGCAAGCCGCCTAATTTCGCAACTGACCCCATTGCTTTGGCCCAACTACCGTTTTTGGTAGTTGACGGAGCGAACATCCGTTTCCCGGGTGAATTTCAGGATGAGTCCTGGAAATTACTCGACCAGGGCGGCCAGAATGCGGTTTGGGGTTGTTCGGCGGAAACTTTTTTGCGTGGGCTGACTGGCGAGAAGGAAAGTACGTCGGTCGGTTCGCAAAGAAGCATCAAGCCGCTGCTTCAGGTCGTGAGGATGATGAAGCGGTACGGCTTTAGAGTGGCGGATTTGCGTTCCGGCGGGTCGCCTATGCCAGTGGCCCGACTGGAAGAGGTGCGGCGAATCCGTCAGCAAGAAAGTCGCCGGCAAAAAGTCGGCGGCAAGTTTTTTTACCTCATGCCGGCGCGCATGAGGTAGGGTGGGGTCTTCGCCAAGACCCCTTTTTTCTTGTCTAAAAATCTTCGAGCGTGTAGCCTAATAAACATGGACGATCAAACGATCAACAAATTGGCCGTGTTGGCGCGGTTGGAGCTTCAGGCTGAAGAGCGGGCGCGGTTTGCCGCCAATCTTGCGGAAATTATCGCTTACGTCGAACAACTGAATGAAGTTGACGTGGCCGACGTGGAACCGACCAGTCAGGTGACGGGCCTTTTGAATGTGTTGCGGGAGGATAAGAGGGATGAGGCAAGAGGAATGAGGAAAAAGGAATTGGAGCAAATGGCGCCGGAGATGAGGGAAGGCTACGTCGTCGTGCCAAGCGTTCTTAGTCAGCCCGATTTATGATTAGTAATTTTTGATTGATGATTTTTGATTAAATTCATCATGAACTATGAACCATGAACTATGAACCTTGCCATTCAAACAATCACCGAAGCCTCTAAGCTTCTCGAAGAAGGAAAAATCTCGTCGCGCGAATTCACTGAAGAACACCTCGAGCGTATTCGCGAACGCGATGAGAGCATTCATGCCTATTTAACCGTTGATCGGGCAGGGGCGTTGGAGGCGGCCAGCAAATCCGATGAGCGGCGAGCCGAGGGTAAGAGCTTGGGGCCGCTCGATGGCATCCCGATCTCGATTAAAGACGTGATCGTCACCGAAGGGATCGAGACGAGGGCCGCCTCAAAGATGTTGGCGGGGTTTGTGCCGCCCTATGACGCGACAGTGGTCGCGCGTCTCAAGGCGGCTGGCGCGGTCATTTTAGGCAAGGTCAACTGCGACGCCTGGGCGCACGGCTCAAGCACTGAAAATTCCGATTTCGGGCCGAGCAAAAATCCTTGGGATTTGGGTCGGGTGCCGGGCGGCTCCTCGGGTGGTTCGGCTGCGGCCGTGGCCGCGGGGCTGGGCTTGGCCTCGATTGGCACCGATACCGGCGGCTCGATCCGCCAACCAGCGGCGCTCTGCGGTGTGACCGGCTTAAAGCCAACGTACGGCCGGTTGAGCCGTTATGGTCTCATCGCGATGGCCAGCTCGCTTGATTGCCCCGGGCCACTGGCGCGAAGCGCCGAAGACTGCGCGTTGTTATTTGAAGTCATGGCTGGCCGCGATCTGTTGGATTCCACGAGTTTGCCCACCTCACCCCTTACCCCTTACGCCTCATCACCTGATCGGCCTTTGGCCGAGTTAAAAATCGGCTTGCCCAAAGAATACTTTGCCGAAGGTCTTGATTCGCAAGTCGGGGCGGCCGTTAATCAAGCCGTGAAAACGCTCGAAAAGTTGGGTGCCACGATCATTGATGTCAGCTTGCCCCTGACGCCTTACGCCTTACCCGCTTACTATGTGATTATGCCAGCCGAGGTTTCAAGTAACCTCGCTCGCTACGATGGCTTGCGCTATGGCTATAGTGAAATCCGAAATCCGAAATCCGAAATCCGAAACGCCAATGAATTGATTATTAAAAATAGAAGCCTTGGCTTTGGCGCCGAGGCGAAGCGGCGGATTATGATGGGCACTTACGTGCTCTCTTCTGGCTACTACGACGCTTACTACAAAAAAGCGATGCAAGTTCGCACGCTGATCGTCGAGGATTTTCACCAAGTCTTTGATCAAGTCGACGTTTTGGCCACGCCAACCAGCCCGATTCCAGCCTGGAAGTTAGGCGAGAAGGTGAACGATCCATTGCAAATGTACCTGGCGGATATCTACACCGTCTCGGCCAATCTGGCCGGCATTCCCGGCATCTCAATTCCTTGCGGCTTTGTCACATCGTCATCCTTGACCGGAAGCGATAGCGTTCCGGATCGAGGATCTCAACCCCTTCCAATTGGCCTTCAACTTCTGGGCAATCAACTAGATGAAGAAAAAATCTTGCGCGTCGCCATTGCCTATCAGCGCGCAACCGATTGGCATTTATATGAACCGAAATTCGAAAATTTCTAATGAACTTGTTGCATAATTCACTTTTTTGTTATTGCGAGCTACGCGAAGCAATCCCGCCATGGCGGGAGACCGTGGCGATGACAAATTTAATTATGAAATGACTTCACTGTGCTATGATTGGAACCTCCTGGGAATAGACCTCCTGAAACACTTTTGATATCGTCAATTTATGCCAACGCCAAATTATCGGATCAACGTGTTGCTATCGAAGGATGCGCGAGCAGTGCTCGTGCGATCTGCAAAACGCGATCGAATTCCCACTGCCACTAAAGCCGCGCAACTACTTGAACTAGCGTTGGATATTGAAGAGGATGCACTCTTTGATCTAGTTGCGTCCAACCGAGATTCCAAGGCTGTTCGATATTTACGTCATACCGAAGCATGGTAACTATGAACTCATTGCATAATTATGTTGGTAGCTACAACGGTTTCGTGCGGGTTGCACACCGAAAACGGCTCGTCACCGATACGGCAGCATCGTCTCCTCACCGTTTCCAGCGTTCGCACCGCCCGAATCTATCTCGCTCCTAAAAGAATTATGCAATGAGTTCAATGTACGACTTGCGCTACCACCCTGACGTGGTGCGAATCGACATCCCGAAAATTTCAAGTACTTGGCGAGTAAAAATTTGCAAAGCCATTGAACAGCGCTTGGCTACTGAACCAGCACTTTATGGCAAACCATTACGGCGATCATTAAAGGGTTATCGAAAACTCCGCGTTAGCGACTATCGTATTGTTTTTCGCATTGAAGGTCGAGTTGTTAAAATTCTAATGATTGCTCACAGATCAACTGTCTATGAAGTAATTAAAAAACGGACATAGGAAACGACAACACCGACGAGGTGGAAGACACGAGGTGTTGCCAAGAAGAAAAAATTTTACGCGGCGCCATTGCCTATCAGCGCGAAAGCGATTGGCATCTAGAATCAGTTCCATATTAACTTGACGCCCACGGAATATGTATCTACATTTTGGTAGACACAAAGGAACTAAATGAAGACAAAAATTCAAAAATGGGGCAACAGTTACGCCGTTCGTCTGCCAAAAAAAATCGTCGTCAAGTTGAGCCTCAAGCTTGGCAGTCCGGTGATGATTGAAGAAGATCGGGGGCAACTGATCGTTAAAAAAGCTCCTCAAGAAAAAGCAGTCACCCACCAAGATTGGGAACAATTCTTGATCCCAACTGGCAGGAAAAAGAAGAGAAACGTAAGCGATCGTGTCGATGAAATCGTATATGGCGTATCTCGTTGATAGTTCGGTTTGGATTGCACTATATTTCAAAAACGATCCGCACTAAGCTTTATAAATACATTGAAGCTATTATTATGTCGAAAGAAATATTTCGTCCAAAAGAGCCAGAAGAACTACAAGAGCAGTTAGGAAATGCTGAAGCCCAATATGGGGTTCCTCTCTATTCTAGCGAGGCTGAACGAGATCGTATGTTGCGCGCAACGGCTCAAGAGTTAGCAGAAGTGTATCCATTAAAGTATCGAGCGTATAAAGCTTCACTTCTAGCCACTCGACGTAACACCGAACCGCCTCTAGAAGTTAGTAGATGGATTGGAGCAATTAATAAAATTGAACGCTACATTGCCAAATTAGACACCGAATCCAATCTAAAACTACGCGAACATCAACAAGCAGTTTTTGATGATCTCCTTGATTTTTTTGAGGCCGGTTATCATTCTGGGTATATCAAACTACCAACCGGCGCGGGCAAGACGGCCATCTTTCTTAAGCTTGCGGAAGTAACAGGGTTAAGAACTTTAATCCTTGTCCCCTCCGTAGCCCTCGTTGAACAAACCATTGAGAAAATTCAAGAATACCAACTTGGTCTCAATGCTTCTGCGTATTATAGCCACGGAAAAAATTTGTCTGGTCAAATCGTTGTCTGCACTTACCAGAGTTTTGAGAAGTTTTTGCGTGAAAGCAATGCGCAGAATCAAAAATACGAGCTGATTGTCACTGATGAAGCTCACCGATCTCTAACAGACGCAAGGAAAAAGGCCGTCAAAGAACTGACCGACGATAGTGTTGTGATCGCTCTAACGGCAACACCCGATTTCAATGAAAAAAAAACTGTCCGTAACTCCTATGGAACTTTGATTCACGAAATGACAATCAATGAGGCAATTCTAAGCGGGATTCTTTCAGGCGTTAGATGCGTTTACCTCAAGACCAAGGTCGATCTTAGCAAAATGCCCGCCACCCCGTCTGGCGACTATCGGGAAGATGAACTCGAGAAAATATTGAACATCACTGCAAGAAACAAGGCCGCTCTTTCTTTTATCGATCAGCAGGCGTTTCGTGATCAACGAGGGCAACTTAAGCGCACGGTTACTTTTTGCATTTCGATTAATCATGCCGAGAGAATTGCTCAAATGGCTCAAGAACGCGGAATTGCGGCCGAAGCAATCCATAGTGAACAAACTCATGAAGAACGCAGCGCGATTCTTAAGCGCTACAGCAACGGTCAGACTCGCTTACTGGCTACGGTGACAGCGCTCGCCGAGGGGTGGGATGAACCCAAGACGGAGATTATTTTAAACCTCCGTCCGACTCTCTCGGCAGTCTTAGCTGAACAACGATTGGGCCGGGGACTTAGAACTAGCCCAGGCAAGCGTGGCGCAATCGTAATCGACGTTTTAGATTTTGACGAAAGTCAAGATTCTCACAGTGCAGGCAGGCCAATCACCGCGCCTCACATTTTACATGGTAATGTGGTATTTCCACCTGGTTTAGACGATGGCCTATCTGGTCCTGGCGGCACACTGATTCGTAATGATTTACCAGACATGGAAGGTGTTGAGGCAATTGTGGGGGAAAGAGACGTATACCAACTTTTTGAACGCCTCCAGGGTTCAGACGCGACCACTGCAGGTGAGAAAATTTTAAAGACCTTGGAAGATGTTAGGTCGATATTTACTCAAGCTGGTTATAGTAGCGATGATGCTCTAAGAAGACTTGCGGCGCTTTCAAAAGAAAATTTTTTAAAAACAAATTTTACTTCAAACCGCTTTCAGGGCACGGGACGGAGTCTTCTGCGCCGATATTTTATGGATATACTTGGCAAAACTCCTCCTTCGCAAATTTTATCGCCTGATCTTCAAGATTTCTTCAAAAATGTTCTTGGGGAACTTCGTAAACATGGTCGCATCTTGAATACGCCTAAGCCTGCGCTTCTCATACTTTTACGGCGTGCCGCCGGTCAGCCAGTATTCGAGGAAGCGCTCAAGATTCATGCGAATATTGCCCAGTCGAATCAGCAACCGGAACTTGCGACACTAGATGAGTTTATGCAAGCTTACGATTTGCCTAAACCAGAAAAGGGTTATACAAGATCAGACTTTTTGCAATTTTTAAAAAATTTCATAAGAGATGACGCAAGAAGCGATGGCGAATCGCCCAAAAGAAATCGTAAATTGCTCGATCAAAACCACCGAATCACTATACAGAGACTTATAGATGATCTTACCGCCGAGGAGAAACAGTCGAAATTGCAAGTAGATGTCTGCCAGATAATACGAGAACATCCATATCTCTTCGGAATGACTCTTGAAGAACTAAAACAATCTGACGCGCGAGCCAAAGATGGGGCGTTTTCAGTCGGATCACTGCTGAATACTCTCAAGATAAAAAATGATACAGAATTAAGGTCTCTCCTGCGCGTTGGTTTTGATGCTATAGAAATCAGTCAATTGCGAGATAGAGCCAGAGAATCACTCAAGTTAGATTTTGAAAAGAAAAAATTTTCGCGTTTTATTACGCCAGAACGTTTTTCGCAGTTAACTTTTTTGCTTTTTGGTCAAGAACTCCCTGGCGAGTCTATCTATACATTCTTTGGGTTACCACGCAACCCAAGTCGTGAACAGTTTATTTCTCTAATCGATAGCATTATGGATGAGGTCTTTGCTAAACCGTTTTCACCCATGGATCCAGAGATCGTCATTCCTGCTATTAAAGATTCTCTAGGTCAGCAAGCAGTTTGGCCAAGATTTGAAGATTTGGGGAACGTGCGTTTACGTTCAGGATCAATTGATCCGAATGATGCGTCTTTGCGCACACTCTATGATCTCGTCGATCGGTGGAATCTAGCTAGAACGGGCCAGGTAATAGAGCTTACGCGGGATGACTATGAACGATTTAAACGCGTATTCAAAACAGCATTGCCTAGCTTAGGTGATAAGAAAACTGCTATGGCTGATTTGCTTCGAGCGAGAATGAAGCATAGAGAAGGAAAATGAAAGCAATCTTGAACGATGTCTCTTTACCATAAAAAACAAGCCGAGCCTTCAATGATCGGCAATATCTTTATTCAACTCGGGCGGGCTCTAGCTGGCTTGTGGCGGTTGATTTTTGGCTCAAAAGCAAAAAAACTCGATGCGGCGAGGATGCTCGCCCAATTTGCCGAGATTGAGCGTCTGCTCGATTCGGGCGACTCAATCCACGCCTCGCAGGCGATCGTCCGGGCCGATAGTTTTTTAGATGCGGTGATGCGCCAAGTCGGCGGGCAAGGCAGTTCATTTGGCGAACGAGTCAGAAGCCTTGAAGCGCGTTTTGAGCGAAGCCTCTATCAGCAAATCTGGGAGGCCCACAAGCTGCGCAACTTAATCGCCCATGAACATCCGCAGATTACTGTCGGTCAGGCACGATCAGTGTTACAGACATTTAGAAAAGCAGCTTCTGTTTTAGGAGCGTTCTAATGATGAGTAGCGAAGTAGTAAGTAGCGAAGTAGCAAAGTTTGTTCGAACCGATGGCTTCGAGAGTTTGGTACTTTGGCAAAAGGCGATGGACCTTGTGACGGAAATTTATCGGTTCAGTGAACACTTTCCAAAAACAGAAGTCTATGGATTGACATCGCAACTACGAAGAGCAGCCAGTTCAATCCCGGCCAATGTTGCTGAAGGGTACGGTCGGTCATCAATCAAGGAAGAGCAACGCTTTCTTTCGATTGCCTATGGCTCACTCATGGAAGTTGAGACCTTCTTAATTTTGGCTCAAAGGCTGGGCTATCTAAACGATCACCAATTTGTCCAACTAAATACGCTTCGTGGAGACGTCGGTAGCTTATTGATTGGTTATAGAAGGAGTAAGCAGGAGTAGCCTTTGCTACCTGCTACATTGCTACATGGCTACTATTCAATACGAAGTCACCATTGGCATGGAAATTCATGCCGAGTTGGCGACCAAGACTAAGATGTTTTGTGGTTGCCTGAACGCGCCGTTTGATTCGCCAGCTGGCGGAGGGCCTAACGCCAATGTCTGCCCAGTCTGTTTGGCGTTGCCCGGATCATTGCCGGTGATGAACCGACAGGCGATTGAGTGGGCGGTCGATCTTGGTTTTGATCTCGGATCAAAGATCGCCGAATTCACCAAGTGGGATCGAAAAAATTACTTCTATCCCGATCTGCCGAAAGGCTACCAAATTAGTCAATATGATTTGCCGCTTTTGACCGGCGGGGCGATCGAATTTAAGCTGGACAACGAGATCAGAAAAATAAATTTAACCCGAGTCCATTTGGAGGAAGATACTGGCAAATTAGTCCATTCATCGTCGGGTCGCGAGTCGCTGGTCGATTTCAATCGAGCGGGGGTGCCGCTCTTAGAGTTGGTGACGGAGCCAGAACTTCATTCGGCCGAGGAGGCGAAGAAGCTTTGCCAGACCTATCAATTTATTCTCCAGCGGCGGGGCATTGCCCGGGCCGATATGGAAAAAGGGGAGATGAGGTGCGAGGCGAATATCTCAATAAGTCAAAAATCAAA
The DNA window shown above is from Candidatus Berkelbacteria bacterium and carries:
- the gatC gene encoding Asp-tRNA(Asn)/Glu-tRNA(Gln) amidotransferase subunit GatC — encoded protein: MDDQTINKLAVLARLELQAEERARFAANLAEIIAYVEQLNEVDVADVEPTSQVTGLLNVLREDKRDEARGMRKKELEQMAPEMREGYVVVPSVLSQPDL
- the gatA gene encoding Asp-tRNA(Asn)/Glu-tRNA(Gln) amidotransferase subunit GatA is translated as MNLAIQTITEASKLLEEGKISSREFTEEHLERIRERDESIHAYLTVDRAGALEAASKSDERRAEGKSLGPLDGIPISIKDVIVTEGIETRAASKMLAGFVPPYDATVVARLKAAGAVILGKVNCDAWAHGSSTENSDFGPSKNPWDLGRVPGGSSGGSAAAVAAGLGLASIGTDTGGSIRQPAALCGVTGLKPTYGRLSRYGLIAMASSLDCPGPLARSAEDCALLFEVMAGRDLLDSTSLPTSPLTPYASSPDRPLAELKIGLPKEYFAEGLDSQVGAAVNQAVKTLEKLGATIIDVSLPLTPYALPAYYVIMPAEVSSNLARYDGLRYGYSEIRNPKSEIRNANELIIKNRSLGFGAEAKRRIMMGTYVLSSGYYDAYYKKAMQVRTLIVEDFHQVFDQVDVLATPTSPIPAWKLGEKVNDPLQMYLADIYTVSANLAGIPGISIPCGFVTSSSLTGSDSVPDRGSQPLPIGLQLLGNQLDEEKILRVAIAYQRATDWHLYEPKFENF
- a CDS encoding type II toxin-antitoxin system RelE/ParE family toxin, whose product is MSSMYDLRYHPDVVRIDIPKISSTWRVKICKAIEQRLATEPALYGKPLRRSLKGYRKLRVSDYRIVFRIEGRVVKILMIAHRSTVYEVIKKRT
- a CDS encoding AbrB/MazE/SpoVT family DNA-binding domain-containing protein, translated to MKTKIQKWGNSYAVRLPKKIVVKLSLKLGSPVMIEEDRGQLIVKKAPQEKAVTHQDWEQFLIPTGRKKKRNVSDRVDEIVYGVSR
- a CDS encoding DEAD/DEAH box helicase, which produces MSKEIFRPKEPEELQEQLGNAEAQYGVPLYSSEAERDRMLRATAQELAEVYPLKYRAYKASLLATRRNTEPPLEVSRWIGAINKIERYIAKLDTESNLKLREHQQAVFDDLLDFFEAGYHSGYIKLPTGAGKTAIFLKLAEVTGLRTLILVPSVALVEQTIEKIQEYQLGLNASAYYSHGKNLSGQIVVCTYQSFEKFLRESNAQNQKYELIVTDEAHRSLTDARKKAVKELTDDSVVIALTATPDFNEKKTVRNSYGTLIHEMTINEAILSGILSGVRCVYLKTKVDLSKMPATPSGDYREDELEKILNITARNKAALSFIDQQAFRDQRGQLKRTVTFCISINHAERIAQMAQERGIAAEAIHSEQTHEERSAILKRYSNGQTRLLATVTALAEGWDEPKTEIILNLRPTLSAVLAEQRLGRGLRTSPGKRGAIVIDVLDFDESQDSHSAGRPITAPHILHGNVVFPPGLDDGLSGPGGTLIRNDLPDMEGVEAIVGERDVYQLFERLQGSDATTAGEKILKTLEDVRSIFTQAGYSSDDALRRLAALSKENFLKTNFTSNRFQGTGRSLLRRYFMDILGKTPPSQILSPDLQDFFKNVLGELRKHGRILNTPKPALLILLRRAAGQPVFEEALKIHANIAQSNQQPELATLDEFMQAYDLPKPEKGYTRSDFLQFLKNFIRDDARSDGESPKRNRKLLDQNHRITIQRLIDDLTAEEKQSKLQVDVCQIIREHPYLFGMTLEELKQSDARAKDGAFSVGSLLNTLKIKNDTELRSLLRVGFDAIEISQLRDRARESLKLDFEKKKFSRFITPERFSQLTFLLFGQELPGESIYTFFGLPRNPSREQFISLIDSIMDEVFAKPFSPMDPEIVIPAIKDSLGQQAVWPRFEDLGNVRLRSGSIDPNDASLRTLYDLVDRWNLARTGQVIELTRDDYERFKRVFKTALPSLGDKKTAMADLLRARMKHREGK
- a CDS encoding four helix bundle protein, which produces MSSEVVSSEVAKFVRTDGFESLVLWQKAMDLVTEIYRFSEHFPKTEVYGLTSQLRRAASSIPANVAEGYGRSSIKEEQRFLSIAYGSLMEVETFLILAQRLGYLNDHQFVQLNTLRGDVGSLLIGYRRSKQE